TGCCCACCCGCAAGGGCCCGGTATTTCAAACGGCCATTATTGCCGGCGTGATGGCAGCTAAAAAGACGGCCGACCTCATCCCCCTCTGCCACCCGCTGGGCCTCGACGATTGCCAGCTCACCATCGAAGTAGTGCAGCCCGATGCTATTATTATTGAGTGCACGGCCCGCGTCACGGGCAAAACCGGCATCGAGATGGAAGCTCTCACCGGCGCCTCGGTGGCGGCCCTCACGGTGTACGATATGTGCAAAGCCATGTCGCACAACATCGTAATTGAGCAAGTGCGGCTGGTGGAGAAAACGGGCGGCAAGTCGGACTTTCACCACGAAGGCTAGCCCAGCATTTCGGGTTAATATCATTTTAAACACAAACGCCGCGCACTCTGAGAGTGCGCGGCGTTTGTGCTAGGGATGGGCGGCTACCCACACGGTACCGTCTTCATACTCCTCCTTCTTCCAGATGGGCACCACTTCCTTCAGCGTGTCGATAATGTATTGGCAGGCGGCGAAGGAGTCGGCGCGGTGCGGCGTAGACACGGCCACTACTACGGCCACGTCGCCGATTTCGAGGGTGCCGTGGCGGTGCACCACGGCTACCTGGCGCAGCATGGGCCACTTTTCCTGGGCCATTTCGGCCACGCGGCGCAGCTGGTGCACGGCCATGGGCGGATAGGCCTCGTAGTGCAGGCGCACCACACGGCGGCCGTCGCTGCGGCTGCGCACGGTGCCGATGAAAGCATTTACGGCGCCGGCCTCGTCCGATTCGGCAGCTTGCAGCACGGCAGCCACGTCGATAGCGTGGTCAACTAAGTCGATAAGCATTGGTCAGTTTCTAAAGCTCGAACAACGGCTAGCCCCCGCTCACGGGCGGAATCAGCGCGATTTCATCGCGCTCGTGCAAGGGCACATCTTCGGCAGCGTATTCATTGTTGACGGCCACGGCCAGGCTGCGCAGGCCGGCCAGTGCGGGGTATTGGGTGCGTAGGTCGGCCAGCAGGCCGGCAGCCGACTGCCCAGCTGGTGCAGCCACTTGCAGCGACGACTGCCCCACGATTTCGCGGGCAATGCCAAAAAGGGCAACGGTAAGGTTCATCTTGTCAATTATCAGTTATCAATTGTCAGTTGTTAGTTATCAGCTAAGTCATCACCTGATAAGTGGTAATTGATAACTGATACTTGACGAAGGCTAGCCGCCAATCGTGGCCATGCTCTCAAAATTGAGTTGGTGCACCGGGCGCTGGCTTTCGGCCTCGAAGCCGTTGGCGGCGCGGTGGTAAAAGGCGCTGGCCAGCGCTTCGGCAATGGCCGTATCGGTGGCGCCGCCGCGCAGCAGGGCCCGCACATCGAGCACGCCCTGGTCGTAGAGGCAGGTTTTGATGCCGCCTTCGGCCGTGAGGCGCAGGCGGTTGCAAGTGCCGCAGAAGGTGCGCGAGTAGGCCGCGATGATGCCCACCCGGCCCTGGTGGCCGGCAATAGTATACTCGCTGGCCGTGGCGCCGGTGGCGGTATAGGCCGGCACAAGGTCGCCTAAGTGCGCCTCCAGGTGCTGCCGGATGCGGCGGTGGTTCCAGGGCAGCGACTCGGGCGTGGCCACGTGGCTACCGCCGTTGAAGGGCATTTCCTCGATGAAGCGCACTTCGACGGGCAGGCCGCGGCTGAGCTCGGCCAGGGGCACCAGGTCCTGGATGTTGCGGCCATCCATTACCACGGCATTGATTTTCACTTGGATACCAGCGTCGAGCAGCGCGTAGAACGTGCGCATGACCTGCGGCAGCTCGTCGCGGCGGGTTATCTCACAAAACCGCTGGCGGTCCAGCGTATCAAGGCTGAGGTTGACGGCTTTCACACCCATGCGGGCCAGGGCCGGTACGTGGGGCGCGGTGAGCACGCCGTTGGTCGTGAGGCTGAGGTCGTCGATGCCGGGCAGGGCGGCCAGGCGCTCCATGAAGGGCACCAGGTCGCGCCGCACGAAGGGCTCGCCGCCGGTGAGACGCACCTTGCGCACCCCCAGGCCAGCCAGAATACCGACCAGGCGTAGCATTTCCTCGCAGCTAAGCAGCTCGTGCTTAGGCATGTACTTAATACCTTCCTCGGGCATGCAGTAGAAGCAGCGCAGGTTGCAGCGGTCGGTAATGGCCAGGCGCACGTATTCGAGCGGCCGGCCGTGGGCGTCGTATAGCACGGAGGAGGAGGGAAAAGACATCTAGCCAAATATACTGCGGGGGCTAGCTGGCCCGAAAGCGGCCGGCCGCACCAGCCCTGCCTACGCGGCCACGGCCGGGCAGGTTGATGCGCCCTTGGCTAGTAGAAGTCTTTTCCGGGAGGAATTGTTGCACTTGCGGCCACTAAGCTAATGCTCAGCTCCACCACGCGGCGAAGGAGGCTAGCCGGGGTAGTCTTCGAGGCCGCCGCGCAGGGTCAGCACATTATCGTAGCCCAGCTCGCGGCGCAGCAGGTCCACGGCTTTGGCGCTGCGCACGCCGCTCTGGCAGTACACCACCACCGGGCGGGTACGGGGCACCTCGGCGGCGCGGGCGGCTAGCTCGGGCAGGGGCAGCAGCACGGCGCCCGGCAGGTGGCGGCGCTGGTATTCGAGCGGGCCGCGCACATCGAGCAGCAGCGGCGGCGCGGCCGAGGCCAGCCGCTGGCGCAGGTCGTCGGCCGAGAGGCTGATAGCCTGGACTTCGGGGGCGCAGCTCACGTCGAAGTAGTCGGCGGGGCTAGCGGTGTCGAGGTTAATTTGACTCTGCGCCGCGTCGCGCTTGAAGCGCAGCGTGCGGCTCTGGAAAGTGAGCGTGTCGAGCAGCCAGAGGCGGCCGCTGAGCACGTCGCCCAGGCCCAGCACCACCTTCAGGGCCTCGGTGGCCTGCACCGTGCCAATGAGGCCGGGCAGCACATTGAGCACGCCGGTGGTGTTGCAGTCGGGTGCCTCGGCGGCGCTCGGCGGCTCGGGGAACAGGCAGCGGTAAGTAGGCCCGCCCGCATAATTAAACACCGAAACCTGGCCCTCAAACTTGTAGATGGCGCCCGACACCAGCGGCCGGCCCAGGCTCACGCAGGCATCGTTGAGCAGGTAGCGCGTGGGGAAGTTATCGGAGCCATCGACCACTACGTCGTAGCCGGCCACCAGCTCGCGCACGTTTTCAGGACTTACGCGAATGGGGTGCAGGTTGTAGGTATTCAGCTCGTTGAGTCGTTTTAGGGCGCGGGCGGCGGCTTCCACCTTAGGTTGGCCCACATCGGCGGGGCCGTAGAGAATCTGGCGGGGCAGGTTGGTCAGCTCCACCTTGTCGGCGTCGGCGAGGCCTAGCGTGCCCACGCCGGCAGCGGCCAGGTATTGCAAAATGGGGCAGCCCAGGCCGCCCGCGCCTACCACCAGCACGCGGGCCGCGCGCAGGCGCTGCTGGCCGGCTTCGCCGACTTCGGCCAGCTGCAGGTGGCGGCGGTAGCGCTGGCGCTCGGCGGCGGAGAATGGGTGTGACATGGCGTTTCTTTTTTGCAAAAGAAGATTAGCGCCGGAAAGTTGCAGCCCCCCTGGCCCCGCGGGGGTGGGGCCTCACAGCCCGTAGCTCACCGTGAGGTAGTACAGCCCACCCACGCTGGGCCCGCCGAGATAAGTCACGTAGTAGCTGTTCAACACATTGCTGGCCCCCAGCTTGAACCGCACCTGGGCCGCGGGCACGTAGTAGCTCAGCTGCGCATCGAGCGAGCTGAAGGCGGGCACACTGCCGTTCACGAGGAAGGTTTGGGAATAGTAGCTGACTTGGTGGCGAAAATTAAGGCCGAAGCCGAAGTTGCGGTAGGCGTTTTCGTTGGCCAGGCTCAGGTTGTATAGCCACTGCGGGGTGTTGAAGCCGTCTTCGAGGCCATCGCCGTTTTCGGTGCGGTCGAGGCGGGTGTAGGTGGCGTTGGCGCCGGCCAGGTAGCCCCTGGCCATGTTGTAGCGCAGGCCGGCCGAGCCGCCGTAGTTGTACACCTGGCTCTGCGAGTTGGTCCAGAGGCGGTAGCGGGCCTGGCCGGTGGTGGTGCTACCCGCGGGTATAGTCGTAGTATTCAGCGCCGTAGCTATCGCATTGAGGTCAGTGCCGGTGTTCAGCGCCACGCCGCTGGTGGTCTGCGGCACGTAGGCTTCGACTTGGGCAATGAAGTCGCGGTACGAATTATAGTAGAAATCGACATCGACCAGCAGCCGGCCGCCCGGGCCCAGCGCCGCCTTGTAGCCAGCTTCAAGCGAGCGGATATACTCGGGCTTGATGTAGGTGTAGGGGTTTTTGACGAGCAAGCCCTGATTGGCCGCCACGGCCTGGGCGCGGGTCTGGGCCGGCGTGCCGTTGATGCCGGCCGTCACGGCGGCGTTGAAGCGGTCGATGCTGCTGCGCAGGTAGCTGTTCTCAAACACGCCGTCGCTCATCACTCGCAGGCCGCCGATGCGCTTTACCTGGCCGCTGTTCACGTTGGAAAAGCCTTCAAACAAGCTCGGAAAGCGGTAGCCGCTCTGGTAGCTGAGGCGGAAATTCTGGCGCTGCGTGGGCGAGTAGACGGCCGTGAAGCGCGGGTTGAATTTCACGTTGAAACAGTCGTTCTTATCGACCCGCAGCGTGGCCGTGAGGCGCAGCTTTTCTTCAAACAGCCGCCCGCCCGCCTGCACAAAGCCGCCGGTTTTGGAGTACGTGAGGTTGTCGTTGAGCGGGTCTTTGCCGGGGTTGGGGTTGATGAAGTAGTTGCCATCGGGCACCACGAGGTAGGTGCGGTGGTCGGCCCCGGCCAGTAGGTCGAGGCTAGCCGGCAGGGCGGTGCCGCCGCGCCGCAGGGCCTCGGCCAGGTTTACCTGGGCTTCGGCGTGGGCCAGGTTGGCGCGCACGCGCAGGGCGGCGCCCACGTCCCAGTTGTTGATGTCCTGGAGCTGGCTCAGGCGCTGGTTGAAGGCATCGGTGCCGGACTGGAGGCGGCCGGCATCGGCAGCCGCGCGGGCGGCGCGGTGGGCCTCGGCCACGCCCAAGCCACTCTTGGTAGCATTGTTCCAGGCCGTGGTATAATCGCCGTACCACTGGGTGTCGGGCTTGTAGCTGCGGTCGATGTTTTCGCCCATCGAGCGCAGGTTGTAGCTCTTGCCGGTGTTTTCTTCGGTAAAATAGGCGCGGGCCTGCACCACTGGCGAGGTGAAGGTGAGCGCGTGCTGCTGCAAGAGGTAGTCTTGCAGCCGGAAGCGGTTCGCGCGCTGGTACACGTTGTCGAAGCTAGCCACGCGGTAGGTGTAGGCCAGCTCGGTGCCGGGCCGGAAGCGGTAGTGCAGCGCACCGTCGGCCTTGAGCGTTCGCACGTTGTAGTCCACCAGGTCGCGCTCGTCGTAGCCGGTGCGGGCCACCTGGTAGCTTTTGCCCCCCAGCGTAATATTCTTGCGGTCCGACGACTCGTTGCCGTAGCGGCTCACTTGGTCCTGGGCCGGGTTGTCGGCCCCAAACAGGCCGGTGGTGGCGTTGCCGGTGGGGTTGATGTCGGTCTGGTCGTTGGCAATCCAGTCGTAGGCCCGCAGGTATCTGGCGTTCACCTTGAAGGCTAGCCGGTCAGTCACCAGCACCTTCGCGTAGCGCACGCTGGTTTCGGAATAGCTTTTCACCGGCGAGCCATTCTCGCCAAACGTCTTGGCATTGGGGTCGTTCACGTGGTTGACGCCCGTTTGCTGGCGCACGCTCAGCCCCTCCGAGTTGAAAGGATTCTTCGTCTGAAAGTTGGCTAGCCCATTAATAGCATTCAACCCATAAAGCGCGGCGGCGGTGCCGGGCACCAGCTCCACGCGCTGAATATCGAGGTCGCTCGGTCCCAGCACGTTGCCGATGGGCCCGCCGATGTGCGGCGCCTGGTTGTCCACGCCATCCACGAGCTGGGCAAAGCGCACGTTGGTGGTATTGGTGAAGCCGCGCGCGTTAATCACCTTAAACCCAATGCTGGGCGTAATCACCTGCACGCCCTTCAGATTATCGATGGCGTCGAAAAACGAGGGCGCGGGCGACAACCGAATGGCGCGGGCGTTGAGCTTCTCCACCGTCACCGGCGACTGCAAAAAGCTCTCCTCCACCCGCGAGGCCGTCACAACCACCTCTTTGAGGTCGGTGCGCAGCGTGTCGGCGGGCGGCGGGCGGCGGGCTAGCCCCGGCTGCGGCTTGGTAGCCTGGGCGGCGGCAGCCTGGGCCAGCGCCAGCACCGAGGCGCACGCCACCGAGCCGCGCAGCATGCGTAGCTTATTGCTCATGCTTACTTCTTGCTTACTTCTTGCTTAAGAACTGTTTATTGCACTTTCACCACGCGCAGACCGGTGAGCTGGCGCACCCAGCGGGCGGGCTTTTTTTCGAGCGGCACGATGAGCTGGTAGGGGCCGTCGTGGGCGGGCAGGGGCTGGCCGTCGCGCAGGTCGGCCAGTAGGATAGTCTGGGGCGAGAAATCGGCGTCGATTTCGGGCAGCGCAAACACAGCCTGGTAGCCGTCGGCGGCGCTGGCCAGCACCACCTCGGCCAGCACCGCGCCGTGAATGCCCTTGCCCTCGGGCACGCCGGCCAGGTGCAGCACGTCGCGCAGAGCCACGCCGCGGTACGCGTGCATTTTGCCGTCTTTGTCGGTAGTGGTTTGCTCGCGGTGAGGCAAGGCGGCGATTTCGGCGGCGCTGAGCGTGCGTGGGGTAGCGACCAGGCCTTCGATACGTAGCTGCGCGGCGGCGGTCGGCGTGGCGCTCTGCGCATAAATCACTGGCCCAGTGAGACTAGCACCCGTCAGCACCAGAGCGGCGGCCACAAGTTTTTGGCAGCCGGCAGGAAAAAGTAGCATGTGGGGGAATAGGAAAGCTCGTTATATTTCAACGAATATAACGGAGGGCGCAGCCGATTGTTTATCTTTTTTCGGAATTACTGGTACAGTCGAGCTGTCTCGTCGGCCAGGAACTGCGCGAAGCGCGTTTGCATAGCCCGGAACTCGGCCACGGCCTGCGCGCCGGCTTCGGTGAGGGTGGCGCCGCCGCCGTGGGCGCCGCCGGCGTGGGCCCCCACCAGGGGCTGCCGCGCCTGCGCATTCATGGAACTCACTAAATCCCAGGCTTTTTTGTAAGACATCCCCATTTCCTTGGCCGCCTTCGAGATGGAGCCGGTGGCCTCGATGCGCTCCAGCAGCTCCAGCCGGCCGATGCCCAGAAAGCGGTCGGCCGGGCCTTCTATCCAGAGGCGGCCGTTGGCGCGGAAGGCTTGATTTTCGGCAAAAAGCTTGTGCATAAGAAGCAAGCAGTAAAAAGCAGCAGGAGCGCAAAAATAGCCCACCGGCAGCCGGCCGCCGCAAACCTGCGGCGGCCCGGCACGGTATAGTAGGCGGCCGCCGGCTTCACGGCTAGCCTTTGGCAAACGATATTTTTATGGAGTACGATGTGCTGGTAGTAGGCGCTGGCAGCGCCGGCTTGAGCGCCGCCCTTACTTTGGCGCGCTGCCGCCGCCGCGTACTGGTGGCCGATGGCGGAGCCCCGCGCAATGCGCCCTCGGGGGCGTGCACGGCTTTTTGACTCACGATGGCATCCGACCGGCCGAGCTGCTGCGCCTGGGCCGCGCGCAACTCGCCCCCTACCCTACTGCGGAAGTACGCGAACTGAAAATCGACCGCATTGTTCGCCAAGGGCCGGGCTTTGAGGCCACCGGCACCACCAGCCAGGGCCACGCCTGGACCGGCACCGCCCGCCGGGTGCTGCTGGCCACCGGGGTAGACGATATGCTACCGCCGCTGCCGGGTTTTCGCGAGCTGTGGGGCACGGGCGTGCTGCACTGCCCCTACTGCCACGGCTATGAGGTGCGCGACCAGCCGCTGGCTATTTATGGGCAGGGGAAAACCGTGCTGGGCCTGGCGCTGCTGCTCACCAACTGGAGCCGCGACCTGGTGGTGGTCACCGATGGCCCCGGCCACCTCACCGACCACGGCCGGCAGCGGCTGCATCGGCACGGCATTGGCGTGCGCGAAGAGCCAGTGGCGCGGCTGGTGGGCGAGCCCAACGGCACCCTGCGCTGCGTCGAATTTGCCGATGGCACCTACCTGGAGCGCACCGCCCTGTTTATGCACGCCCCACAGGAGCAGCGCAGCCCCCTGGCTGCCGAGCTAGGGGCGCGCCTAACCAGCAAAGGAGCCATTTGGGTAGATAAAAATGCCCAGACCTCCGTGCCCGGCCTGTACGCGGCCGGCGACATGGTGCCCGGCCAGCAGCAGGCTATGCTAGCCGCCGCCGAGGGCAACAAAGCCGGTATCTGTCTCAACGAGGCGCTTACCCGCGAAGACGTGCATAAGCCCGGGGCGGGCAAAAAATAAGGTGGCCTCAGCCCCCGGCCAGCCAGGCGTGCGCGGCGGCTTCGTCGATGAAAGTGGCAATCTGGCAATCGGTATCGGCGGCCGAAACCACGGCCATTACCGGCTGCCCGGCGCGCAGCGGCGACACCAGGAAGGCTAGCCGGACGGCCTCGTGGTAGCGCCCGCGCAAAGCCGGTGCGAAGGTTTGGCCAAACCAGGTGTTGACGGTGGGCTCGGTGAGGTCTTCGCGGCGGCGCAGGTCGAGCAGCCAGCGGGCACAGGCGGCCGCATCGGCCGCAGCTAGCAACGACTCGTAGCCGGCTTGCAGCTCGGCGGGCGTCACCTCGCGGTGCCAGCGCGCGATAAGCGCCGGCAGGTCAGGGCGATGCAGCAGGTCGAGGCCGTGGTTAGTCATAAAAGCCGGGCCGCCGGCAACTGCCGGCCTGCCTGCAAGTTAAGCCACTTCCGGTCACAAACGGCCATACTTTTGCCCCGTTGGGCAGTTAGTATTTCTTTTGCCCCTTTCGTCATCTATGAGCCCCAGTGCCCCAGCCGCTACCCCGCACGACCCCTACGCCGCCCTACGTATCCCCGATTTTCGCCGCTACATTACGGCTCGCGCCTTGTTTTCAATAGCTACCCAAATTCAAGGCGTAGTAGTGAGCTGGCAGATTTTTAAGCTTACCGGCGACCCGCTGGCCCTGGGCCTCATTGGGCTGGCCGAGGCCATTCCGAGCATCACGGTGTCGCTCTACGCCGGGCACGTGGCCGACTCGGTGCGGCGCAAGCGCATTGTGGTGCCAGCCGTGGTGGTGCTGTTTCTGTGCGCCGTTACGCTCTGGTGGCTGGCGCACCCGCTGCAAGCAGCCCTGCTAGAAAAAGGTCGCCTGCACCTGAATTTTGCCCACGCCACCATCGTGTGGCCGCTGTACTTGGTTATTTTCGTGAGCGGCATTGCCCGGGGCTTTATGGGGCCGGCGCTGTTTGCTTTTATGCCGCAGCTGCTGCCCGACCGCAGCGTTCTGGCCAATGCCGTGACCTGGAGCTCGACCACCTGGCAGGGCTCGGCGGTGATAGGGCCGGCCATTGGGGGCTTGCTGCTGCACCTCAGTGTCGAGTTTGCCTACGGGGTCGATATGGTGATGGAGGGGCTAGCGCTGCTCTTTTTCATTAGTATTGCCAGCCGCGAGCTACCGCCCATCGAGGGCGAAAAGCTGAGCATGGGCGAGAGCATTCTGAGCGGCATCAAGTTCATTTTCAGCAATCAGCTGGTGCTGGCGGCGCTTTCGCTCGATATGTTTGCCGTACTCTTTGGCGGGGCGGTGGCGCTGCTGCCCTTCTTTGCCGAAAATATTTTGCACGGCGGCCCCGATGCCTTTGGCTACCTGCGCGCCGCACCGGCCGTGGGCTCGGTGCTGATGGCGGTATTTCTCACCTTTTCGCCCCTCAAAAAAGGCGCGGGCCGCAAAATGCTGTGGGCCGTGGCGGGTTTTGGCGCGGCTACCGTGGCCTTCGCGCTGTCCACCAATTTTTACTTGTCGTTGTTCCTGCTTTTCCTCACGGGCGTATTCGATTCGGTGTCGGTTATCGTGCGCCAGACGTTGGTGCATACCTACACGCCCGAGTACATGAAGGGTCGCGTATCGGCGGTGAACAGCATTTTCATCGGCTCCAGCAACGAAATTGGGGCCTTTGAGAGCGGGGCAGCGGCCAAGCTCCTCGGCACCGTGCCGAGCGTAGTTTTCGGCGGCCTGATGACTATGCTCGTGGTGGCCATCACGAGTTGGCGGGCCGACCAGCTACGCAAGCTCGAAATGGGAGCCGGGAAGAAATAGCGCCTTTTATGGCAACGCATAAAGCCCCGCACCGGCTGCAGGTGCAGGGCTTTTGCTGCTTGTTAGTTTTGGCACCTCTAGCCCGCTATTGGCTGCGCCACCGTGCGGCGGCGGGCCTTACCCGACTTTTTGCGGGTCCGGTTCAGCCACAGCAGCACGCCCGTAACCGGGAAAGTGAGGCTGCACAAGGTCACGACCAGGACCAGCGCCTTGGTCCAGATGCCCCCGATTTCGCCGGTGTGCAAGGGCTTGGCGAGGCGGCGCAGCTGCGCGCCGGCCGTTTGGCGGGTGTACAGATGCTGGCCCAGCGCCACGCCCGTGCGGCGGTCTGCAAACAACGTATCGAGGCCCGCCGAGCGTAGCGGCAGGGTGCTGGGGGCACTCACGGTAATGGCGGCGGCGGAATCTTTGGGCGCGCCCACCCGCCAATATTCAGCGGTGCGGTACGTGGCCTGGCCGGTGCGCAGGGCCGCATCGTAGGCCACCTGGCGGCGGCTGCTGGGCCGGGCCGAAACCGGAGCTAGCAAACCCGCCGTGGGCCGCGAATTGGTAAGTGTGAATAAAGTCTCGGTAGCCCAGCGGTACGACATAATGACGCCCGTGAATGCTAATCCAAACAGAAACAGCGAGCAATAAAAGCCTAGCACCACGTGCAAGTCGTGGGTCAGGCGCTTGCCGCTAGCTCCCCACTTGATGCGCAGGCGGCCCCGCAGTATAGCGCGCGTTTTGGGCCACCACAGTACCAGGCCCGTGCCGGTGATAAAGAGAATAAAAATGGCCGACAACCCGGTCAGGGCCTTGCCCACCTCCCCGGCCAGCAGGCGCCGGTGCAGGTCTTCGGCAAATTTGAAAACGGGCAGCTGCTTTTCGGTTTGTAGCCCCAGCACCTGGCCGGTGTAAGGGTTGAGATAGGCCGTGCTGCCGCGCTCGGGCCGGCCCCTATCGGTGCCCCGCTTGCTTTGCGCCGGGTCACGGCCCAGTTCACCCCTAGCGCCGCCTTTGTGCCGGGGGCCATCGGGGCGGGCGTTGCCATCGCGATACATCAGCTCCACGGTACGCGCCGGGTCGGCGTATACTTTGAAGCCCAACACGCTGCTTTTTGGATTAGCCTGCTCAAACTGGCTAGCCAGCTGAGCCAGCGCCAACCGAGACTGCCCCACCGGCACGGCCACCGCGTAGCGCTCGGGGTGTAGCGCATGGGTTATTTCTTCCTCAAAAACCAGCACCGTCCCGGTGAGGCACTGCACAAAAAACACCAGGCCGGCCACCAGAGCTAGGTAAAGGTGAAGACGGCGAAAAAATATTTTCATCAAGCGGCTGCATTTAAATCAGGCCGCAATTTAGAACGATTTTAAATACGCAGCAGCTCTTTTATCGACGGACGCCTAGTCGCAGCGCACGTAGGGGCGAAGTTTGACGAAGTTTTCCTCTTTCAGCAATTTGAGTTGGCGCAGGTCGTCGGGCGTGGCGAAGGGGCCGTGCTGCTTCCGATAAGCTACGATAAGACGGGCCAACGGCTTGCCTACGTAAGGGTGCGGCCACAGCTCATCGAAGCTGGCCGAGTTCACGTGCACTGGCCGGGGGGCAAAGCCGGGCGCCACAAAAGTGTATTTGCGCAGGCTATCGACGAGGTCAGGCGCATCTTGCAGCACATATACTTCGGCTAACTGATTTTCAACCAGGTAGCCCCCCAGCTCGTCGCGGCGCCTGACTATCCACTTGGCCCGGCCCCGCCCGATTCCCCTTATCTGCATCAGCTGGGTGGTATCGGCCAGGTTGAGGTCGAAGGGCTGCAAGTGAGCCGGCTTGCGCGCAAAGCGGCCCGGCAAGCGAGCCCCGTTATCGCCAAAAGACGGCCGGCTGGCGGCGTAGTCGGGTCGCTCACGTCCAGGCAGCGCCTCGGGTAATTGCATAAAGGGCGCCAGCCGCTGATACACCGAGTCGGGCAGGCCGTAGATGCGCTGCACCTGGCTTTTGGCCCGAAAGCCCCCCGCCTTCTGGCCGTAGTTGACGATGCGGCCGGCCACAAAGTGCGGCACGCCGCGCGCCTCCCACCCCTCGGCGGTGAGGGCATTAGAGTCAAAAGGGGCTAGCCGCACCTGCGGCACGGCGGGGTAGCGGCTAGCCCCGCGGGCTGGGTAGCGCGCGGCATAGGCCCGGTCGTGGGCCACGCGGTTCGAGTCGAGGCGGGCGGTGAGGTCCTGGCCCCAGGCGTCGAGTTGGCGCTGGTCGGCGGCGGGCAGGTAGGCGGGGTCGGTGGGGCGCAGCAACAGCGGCGCTACGGCTATGGCCAATGCTACAAGCAGCAAGAGCACAAAGCCTCGCGTTTCGGCCCGCGAGAAACCAAAATACCGCCGCACCCAGCGCCAGACCGACCAGCGATTACCGGGTGGGCGAGCAGGCGGCGGCGAAGTAACGGGCATAAATAGGCAGCCAGATTACAACACGTATATCTGGCCGACTACAAGTATAGGGCAAGTAACTGATTCTAACGCAGCCTAGCTCCCCGGTTTGGCTTAAGAGCTAGGCCCGCGCGGCCACCGGCTCGTAGAGCTTGATGAGCTGGGCAGCGGCATAGTCTACCTCGGCTTCGGTATTGAGCTTGCTCAGGGAAAGGCGCACGGTGGGCCGGTCGGCGGCGGCACCGAGGGCTTCGAGCACGTGCGAGCCCAGCTGGGCGCCGCTGGTGCAGGCCGAGCCGCCCGAGGCTGCTACCTTATTGATATCGAGGCTAAAAAGCAGCATTTCACTGATGCTGGACGGCGGCAGGCTCACGCTGAGCACGGTGTAGAGACTCTGGTCGGCCTCAGCCGAAAGACCATTGAACCGCACGCCCTCGATGCCCGCCGCGAGCTGGCCGATAAACCGGTCTTTCAATCCCTGCACGTGGCGCTGGTGGTCGGCCATGTCGCGGCAGGCAATTTCGAGCGCCTTGGCTAGCCCCACGATGCCATACACATTCTCGGTGCCCGAGCGCACGTTGCGCTCCTGCGAGCCGCCGTGGATGAGCGGCGCCACCTCCACCCCACCGCGCCGGTAGAGAAAGCCCACGCCCTTGGGCCCGTGAAACTTGTGCGCCGAGCCCACCAAAAAGTGGTTGCTGAGCTGTTGCACATCGTGGTGGTAGTGGCCCATCGTCTGCACCGTATCGGTGTGGAACACGGCGTCGTGCCGGGCG
The genomic region above belongs to Hymenobacter sp. BRD128 and contains:
- a CDS encoding FAD-dependent oxidoreductase; the encoded protein is MANDIFMEYDVLVVGAGSAGLSAALTLARCRRRVLVADGGAPRNAPSGACTAF
- a CDS encoding NAD(P)/FAD-dependent oxidoreductase, whose product is MHGFLTHDGIRPAELLRLGRAQLAPYPTAEVRELKIDRIVRQGPGFEATGTTSQGHAWTGTARRVLLATGVDDMLPPLPGFRELWGTGVLHCPYCHGYEVRDQPLAIYGQGKTVLGLALLLTNWSRDLVVVTDGPGHLTDHGRQRLHRHGIGVREEPVARLVGEPNGTLRCVEFADGTYLERTALFMHAPQEQRSPLAAELGARLTSKGAIWVDKNAQTSVPGLYAAGDMVPGQQQAMLAAAEGNKAGICLNEALTREDVHKPGAGKK
- a CDS encoding MFS transporter produces the protein MSPSAPAATPHDPYAALRIPDFRRYITARALFSIATQIQGVVVSWQIFKLTGDPLALGLIGLAEAIPSITVSLYAGHVADSVRRKRIVVPAVVVLFLCAVTLWWLAHPLQAALLEKGRLHLNFAHATIVWPLYLVIFVSGIARGFMGPALFAFMPQLLPDRSVLANAVTWSSTTWQGSAVIGPAIGGLLLHLSVEFAYGVDMVMEGLALLFFISIASRELPPIEGEKLSMGESILSGIKFIFSNQLVLAALSLDMFAVLFGGAVALLPFFAENILHGGPDAFGYLRAAPAVGSVLMAVFLTFSPLKKGAGRKMLWAVAGFGAATVAFALSTNFYLSLFLLFLTGVFDSVSVIVRQTLVHTYTPEYMKGRVSAVNSIFIGSSNEIGAFESGAAAKLLGTVPSVVFGGLMTMLVVAITSWRADQLRKLEMGAGKK
- a CDS encoding PepSY domain-containing protein, producing the protein MKIFFRRLHLYLALVAGLVFFVQCLTGTVLVFEEEITHALHPERYAVAVPVGQSRLALAQLASQFEQANPKSSVLGFKVYADPARTVELMYRDGNARPDGPRHKGGARGELGRDPAQSKRGTDRGRPERGSTAYLNPYTGQVLGLQTEKQLPVFKFAEDLHRRLLAGEVGKALTGLSAIFILFITGTGLVLWWPKTRAILRGRLRIKWGASGKRLTHDLHVVLGFYCSLFLFGLAFTGVIMSYRWATETLFTLTNSRPTAGLLAPVSARPSSRRQVAYDAALRTGQATYRTAEYWRVGAPKDSAAAITVSAPSTLPLRSAGLDTLFADRRTGVALGQHLYTRQTAGAQLRRLAKPLHTGEIGGIWTKALVLVVTLCSLTFPVTGVLLWLNRTRKKSGKARRRTVAQPIAG
- a CDS encoding helix-hairpin-helix domain-containing protein, which gives rise to MPVTSPPPARPPGNRWSVWRWVRRYFGFSRAETRGFVLLLLVALAIAVAPLLLRPTDPAYLPAADQRQLDAWGQDLTARLDSNRVAHDRAYAARYPARGASRYPAVPQVRLAPFDSNALTAEGWEARGVPHFVAGRIVNYGQKAGGFRAKSQVQRIYGLPDSVYQRLAPFMQLPEALPGRERPDYAASRPSFGDNGARLPGRFARKPAHLQPFDLNLADTTQLMQIRGIGRGRAKWIVRRRDELGGYLVENQLAEVYVLQDAPDLVDSLRKYTFVAPGFAPRPVHVNSASFDELWPHPYVGKPLARLIVAYRKQHGPFATPDDLRQLKLLKEENFVKLRPYVRCD
- a CDS encoding cysteine desulfurase family protein, yielding MHAYFDNAATTPLDPEVLDAMLPYLAQYYGNPSSLHGPGRQVRSAIEQARKTVAHLINAAPSEVTFTSGGTEADNYAIFGSVRSLGLQHAITSPLEHHAVLHPLQALTKNGETTLSYLRHDAQGRLDLGHLEELLASHPRTFVSLMHGNNELGNLNDIKAIGEICARHDAVFHTDTVQTMGHYHHDVQQLSNHFLVGSAHKFHGPKGVGFLYRRGGVEVAPLIHGGSQERNVRSGTENVYGIVGLAKALEIACRDMADHQRHVQGLKDRFIGQLAAGIEGVRFNGLSAEADQSLYTVLSVSLPPSSISEMLLFSLDINKVAASGGSACTSGAQLGSHVLEALGAAADRPTVRLSLSKLNTEAEVDYAAAQLIKLYEPVAARA